The nucleotide window GCGTGTTGATGCCGGAGTTTCCCGCGCTCAGCCATAAAGATAACGCAATCACTCAGCGTGCCGCGTGGGCCGTACATGACCATGTGGACGAGTGCGAGTTTAACCCCCTGGCGCTGGCTTCACAGTACAAAGGCCGCCGTTGGGTCCATATCGGTTTGGTTCTGCCCGACCGCCGCATTATTCACGCTTATGATGACATCAACAAAACCACTATCCACCGGCGCAGCATGTTCGAAATGCTCGCGCCTGTGACTAAGTACTATCAATGGAAAAGTTAACATGGCCACACTGATTGTTTATCCTGATGCTGCCGATGTGACGGTTCGCGAAGAAAACCAGATTAACGAGCCCACATTTAAAGATTACCTCGATCGTCATATCTCTGGCTGGGATAAAGGCCCAACGGGGCATCAGTTAAAAACCCCGCGCTTTGTGGCCGAGATTAATGGCCAGATGTTTAATCCGAAGGAGTGGGGTAACCGTGTGTTACTCGACAGTGACACGATTGATGTTGTGCTCCCGCCCCAATTTTCTGATCCTATTTCATGGTTGGTGGTAGCGATATCGGCACTCAGTGCGGGTTACTCAGTTTATGCCATGAGCAACATGAATCAGCTGGGCTCCAACTCCTCGACGGTACCAACTGGCAAAAACATCTATGACATTAACGTCCAAGTGAATAAGGCAGAACTAATGGGCGTCAGACCGGAGTGGTTTGGTCGGCATCAGTCCGTGCCGAGTTATCTTTGCAGTCCGTATAAGTATTACAACGACAATAATGAGCAGGTTCTCGCGCTAATGCTGCATGTGGGCGAAGGGCATTACCAGATATCTTCTACCGGATTGACCATCGCAGGCACGCCCATCAGTCGATTAAGTGATGATGTTAACTGGCAGCTTTTTGAACCAGGTGAAGACGTCACGACGCATGAGGCCCATCGCAATATCTACACTGCGGAAGAGGTTGGCGGAACGGACAGCGCCAGCGGTCTGGACTTTATCGGCCCTAGCACCTCGGTAAACGTGAGCGTTGAAGATGATAAAGCCGTGATTCTGAGCGAGAACACGGTAACGGTTCAAGACCGTTTTTCACGATCAAGTTATTACGGCGACGGCGAGCGAGAGACCACTTACTACTGGAAAAATAAAAACCTCAAATGGGAAGCCGGTACCACATTTACCATCACTGGCATTTCATCCACTTCAGTGCTGATTGATGACATTGTCGAGATTGTCGATAGCGGTAACGATGGCACGACCGGTGAACCCCTGCCGGATAAGATTATCGGTAAAGGGTTTAGCGTCCTTAGCGTCAATCAGGAAGTTCAGCTATCTGGCGCAGGTTCAAATGATTCGACTTATTTGGCGGTGCCTCTGTCAGATACGGAGCTGACTTTTAAAGATCTGGAAGGCAATGACGTTACTGATTTAACGCCAGCGGCCAGTGTGACTGTGAAGATTACGACAACGAGTACTGATGATGGTCTATATGAGGTCGTTTCCACCGACGCCAATTATCAGATGACGGTGATCCGTGTTGGTGATGAAGATTGGACCGGCTTTATTGGCGGAACGTATACCAGCGGGATCTCATTGGATGTAACCAGCGACACGCTACCTGATTATCAACTTGGCCCTTACGTTGCGTGCCCTGAAGGATACACCACCGATTACATTGAAATTGACATGCTGCGCAGCTCTGGGTGGGGACGATACGACAAAAAAGGTAGGCTGCAAAATCACACCGTGGATTGGGAAATCTGGGTCCGTGATGCAGACGTAGGCGAACTCGATGAATGGCAGGTGTTCCCGTTCACCTATACTGAAAAGAGTTTCGACCAGATCGGCCAAACTCACCCTGTCACGCTACCAAGCGCGATCCGTCCCGAGGTGATGCTGGTTAGGAAAACCAAGTCGTATGATGACACCAAGTACCTGGATAAACTGCAGTGGATGCGTTTAAAGAGTAAGCTACCCACGGCTTCCAGTTACGCGAACAGCACTGTGCTGGCTATGTCTATTCGTTCAGACTCCAATCTTTCCTCATCGGCCACCAACAAGATCAAGGTGCTGCAAACCCGAAAACTGCCGGTGCCCGATGGCGCGGGTGGCTGGACCGAAGAACTGTACGCTACTCGAGATATTGCCCCCGCTGTGCGCTATATCGTGCATAACTCTGGCGGATCGGATGATGATATCGATATTGATGAGCTGCTGTGGATGCATGAAAACGTGTGGTCGCCAGCTGAGGAATATTTCGATGGTGGGTTTGTCGATGAGGGCACCATCTACTCGGCACTCAAAACCGTCTTACAGGCTGGTATGGCCGAGTTTTGTTTCGATATTGGCAAGATCCTGCCTAAGCGACTGTTTGAGAAAACTGGTGCAGGTCATGTCTACACACCGGACGTCATGACCGGAGATGGGTTAACCATCACCACCACACTTTATGACCCCGACCAAAACGAGGGGTTAATTGTGTATTACATGGACCCTACAGACTGGACGACAAACAGCGTTAAGTGCTGGTTAGGCGATAAGAACGCGATTACTAAGTGGGGAGAGCTGGAGCTTACTAAAGGCGTCACATCAAGAACGCGCGCCTGGCGAATTGGCATGCGAATGTTAAGGCGGTCGCAGGGTGAAAAAATCAATTACTCGTTCACGACTGAAATGGACGCGCTCAACAGTACCTATCTTGATTACGCCGAGCTGTGTGATGACTTGCCGAACTTTGGCCAGTTTGGTGAGGTGGTCGACTGGCAGGTAGTCCGCAACAGCAACGATGAATTAGTGGCACAAATTATGGTGGACCGAGACTTAGAGTGGACGGTGGGGGAATCTCACTATATGACCGTTCGCCGCCATGATGGCACGGGAAATGGCCCTTTTACCGCGACTAAGGTCAGTGAACGCGTGGTGATGCTCGATGGCCAGCTGGACTTTATCCCGAACCTGACAGGGAAAATTGAGCCGCCGCTGTGGCTGTTTGGTGATGCGACCCGCTATTCAGAACCAGCGGTGATCACATCGATAACGCCCAGCGTTAAAAATGACACCACGACCTGCAGTGTTAAAGCCACCAATTATGTATCGGATATGTTTAAAGACGATAATAACCTCCCGCCCGCAGAAGGGGTTACATGGTGGGAGTAAGTTACGTCCTTAAGGGGAAACGTATAGGCGAGATGGTAAAGACGTTCTTTGCTGCGCCTGTACGGTTTATTTCATAAAAGTATGATATTTTGATAATGCGTAGTTGCATATACGCATTAAAAAAACAATTAATCATCAAATTATTCAGAGATAACAATGAAAAAAACAACCCTTCTAATAGCAGTGGCTGCTTTGGCTGGATGTGCTTCAAATGACTACAAACAAATGAGTGTGGGTAGTGGTTTATCAGAACAAGCGCTAAAGGCTAACTGTGAGCAAATAACCTGTGTTTACGACCAATTAAAAGATAATGTCCAAGCAACCGCAAATGACCAGAACATCATGTTCGCCTTGAATGGTATGGAGTCCCGCACTATAGAATTTACTTGGGTTAGTAACAGTAACCAAATTATAGCGGAAGTCTTTAATGTTACCTTGTACGGAACGTGGAACTTCTCTGATAGCGCAGAAATTTATGTTGGCAAAGAAATGGTAGCGAAAATCTCAGGCACCAAGAACAGTTATGTTGGTACTTGGAATGATGTTGCTCAAGAGCATGAAAAGATTGAAACGGTTAGAGATGTTATCTCGGTCGAACAGGCTGAGAAAATTGCTAATGCCAACTACGAGGAAATCACTATCCGCTTTTATGGTAAAAATGGATATAAAGACGTTAAACCACAACGGGAAAACAACCTAGGTAATGTAGTTAACTTAGTAAAAGCAGGTGTTTAAATTCAGCTCCTGCAGCTGAGTGCTGAGATACAGCTCCACCTATAAACCGCGCAAATTGAAAACGACTATGTTTTTTATTTTGTGCGGTTTTGTTTTTCAAACCGCGCGACGGGCTACAACAGTAATAAAATACATTTTTTTGAAAAAATATCACAGCTGGCTCTTTACTTTTTTGTATAGCTTGCCAGTAAAGGGCTAGGGTTACTTATCCACTAAAATTGTGGATAAGTGTGTTGATGAAATCTGAGTAAAGTTATTTTATATGCAACTCGGTTTGTATCTTTTGCATTTGTAAGCAGAATTATGCACTAATTAGGCAGATAATACAGGGGTTTATTGGTAAGTCAGTAGAAATAGTCAAAGTGGATAAAAATTAGACTTTAGGGGATAAGGCTACTTTATGCTGCTTTTTGGGGAAAAGTTGTGGAAATATGAAAAATGATATTTGAGAATTATCATTGACTAGGGCGACGTACTATATCAGAGCCTTTCAGGTAAGGCTATAGCGTTATGGATAAAGGAAGCAATTTCGCAATAATAATAGATAATACTCAGATAGGCGTATATTCCATTTACTAAGGTATAGATATAAAGTGTACGTATATACAGTTAGTTTGCAGTAAAGTTAAGGAACGGTATGAGCAAAGTTTATGAACTGGTCTCGGATTATCAGCCATCAGGAGATCAACCTGGTGCGATTAAGCAATTAATTGATGGGTTAGATTCAGGTTTAGCGCATCAGACACTGTTAGGTGTGACTGGTTCAGGTAAAACCTTCACATTAGCGAATGTGATTGCTCAGGCGCAACGTCCAGCCATTTTGCTTGCACCTAATAAAACCCTGGCGGCACAACTTTATGGGGAGATGAAATCATTCTTCCCTAACAATGCCGTTGAATATTTCGTTTCTTATTATGATTACTACCAGCCAGAAGCGTATGTGCCGACGACTGATACTTTTATCGAAAAAGATGCCTCAGTTAACGCCCATATTGAACAGATGCGACTGTCCGCGACTAAAGCATTATTGGAGCGTAAAGATGCCATTATTGTTGCGTCGGTTTCCGCTATTTATGGTTTGGGGGATCCTGAGTCTTATCTGCAAATGATGTTGCACCTGCGCCGTGGTGATGTCATCGACCAGCGTGACATGCTACGACGTTTGGCTGAGCTACAATATTCACGTAACGATGTGGCCTTCGAGCGAGGTCAATTTCGCGTTCGTGGTGAAGTGATTGATATCTTTCCAGCGGAATCCGATCAAGATGCGGTGCGAGTTGAAATGTTTGATGACGAAGTCGACTGCATCAGTGTGTTTGACCCACTTACCGGTGTGGTCAAACAGCGTGATTTACCGCGTTACACCATCTATCCTAAAACGCACTACGTTACACCACGCGATCGCGTCCTGGAAGCGATTGAGAATATTAAAGCGGAACTCGAAGTCCGTAAAAAACAGCTGCTAGACAACAATAAGCTTCTGGAAGAACAACGTATTAGCCAACGCACCCAGTTCGATATTGAAATGATGAACGAACTTGGGTTTTGTTCGGGTATCGAAAACTACTCGCGCTACCTGAGTGGTCGTTCAGAGGGGGAGCCACCACCGACGCTTTTTGATTATCTACCACACGATGGTTTATTAATTATCGACGAGTCACACGTCACCGTACCGCAAATCGGTGCCATGTATAAAGGTGACCGTTCTCGTAAAGAAACCTTGGTGGAATTTGGTTTTCGTCTACCTTCGGCGCTGGACAACCGCCCACTTAAATTTGAAGAGTTTGAGTCGCTTGCTCCGCAAACTATTTTTGTTTCTGCCACTCCGGGCAATTATGAACTAGAAAAGTCAGACGGCGATATTGCTGATCAAGTGGTTCGTCCTACGGGATTACTTGATCCTGAATTGGAAGTGCGTCCTGTCGCGACGCAGGTTGATGATTTGCTCTCCGAGATTCGTATTCGAGCGGTGAAAGATGAAAGAGTTCTCGTGACTACGCTGACCAAACGCATGGCAGAGGATTTGACCGAATATCTGCATGAACACGATGTGCGTGTACGTTATCTTCACTCCGATATTGATACGGTTGAGCGTGTGGAAATTATTCGAGATCTTCGCTTAGGTGAGTTTGACGTTCTTGTTGGTATCAACCTATTGCGAGAAGGGTTGGATATGCCGGAAGTGTCGCTGGTGGCCATTTTGGATGCTGACAAAGAAGGTTTCTTGCGCTCTGAGCGATCGCTGATCCAGACCATTGGTCGTGCTGCTCGAAACATTGAAGGTAAGGCGATTTTGTATGCCGACTCCATCACCAAATCGATGAAGAAAGCGATGGATGAAACTAACCGTCGTCGCGAGAAGCAACAAGCATACAATGAAGAGATGGGGATTATACCGCAGGCGTTGGAGCGTAATATCAAAGACATCATGGAATTGGGTGATATTACCAAATCCAAACGTCAGCGCACTGGCAAACAGGTTCCATTATCGAAAGTTGCAGAGCCGTCTCAGTCTTATGAAGTCATGTCGCCACAACAGTTGGAAAAAGAAATCAGCCGACTGGAATCAGCAATGTACCAGCATGCTCAAGATCTTGAGTTTGAGTTAGCGGCTGAAAAACGTGATGCGATTGAAAAATTGCGTGCCCAATTTATCGCGAATAGCTGAGCTTAACGCTAGTAACTATTAACCTGATACGACAGGCAAAAAAGAAGCCAATAGGCAGTCGTTCCTATTGGCTTTATTTGCGAACATTACGTTCACTAACAACGTCAGTTGGCTAGGTGACCCGAGGGGTCAGGGTAAATTCAGCATGATTTATGCCAAACCCTTAACTTGTTGATCTGCATTTTTATTGAAAAATTTTATCCCTATTCTAAGTGCTGTTATTTGCAAAATGCAAAGCGTAATGCGATTATTGTTTAAAAGATTACAAAAAAGTTAGCTAGGTTATGCAACAACAAACTACTCAAGACCCAAAGTCTCGTTATCTATTAATGGTCGAAGATACGGCATCCGTTGCGGCGTTGTATCGTTCATACCTCACGCCATTAGGCATTGATATTAACATTGTTGGTACGGGACGTGATGCGATCGAAAGTCTTAAACATCGTATTCCTGACCTTATCCTGCTTGATCTTCGTCTGCCTGACATGACTGGTATGGACGTTCTGCATGCTGTTAAAAAAAGTCATCCAGACGTTCCTATCATCTTTATGACCGCACACGGCTCTATCGATACTGCGGTAGAAGCAATGCGCCACGGTTCCCAGGATTTTTTGATTAAGCCGTGTGAAGCGGACCGACTACGTGTCACGGTGAACAATGCGATACGAAAAGCGACCAAGTTAAAAAATGAAGCCGATAATCCGGGAAACCAGAATTATCAGGGGTTCATCGGCAGTAGCCAAACCATGCAGCAGGTTTACCGTACGATTGACTCAGCCGCGAGTAGCAAGGCGAGTATTTTCATCACAGGTGAAAGTGGTACGGGTAAAGAGGTGTGCGCCGAAGCTATCCATGCGGCGAGTAAACGAGGGGACAAGCCTTTTATCGCCATTAACTGTGCGGCGATCCCAAAAGACCTGATTGAAAGTGAGCTGTTTGGACATGTAAAAGGCGCGTTTACGGGAGCGGCGAACGATCGTCAGGGGGCTGCGGAGTTAGCCGATGGTGGTACGCTGTTTCTTGATGAGCTGTGTGAAATGGATTTGGACTTGCAGACCAAGTTACTGCGATTTATTCAGACGGGTACCTTCCAGAAAGTAGGCTCATCAAAAATGAAGAGTGTGGATGTGCGCTTTGTGTGTGCGACCAACCGTGATCCGTGGAAAGAGGTTCAGGAAGGTCGCTTCCGTGAAGACTTGTACTACCGTCTATATGTTATACCATTACATTTGCCACCTTTGCGTGAGCGTGGTGAAGACGTTGTGGAAATTGCTTACTCGCTGTTGGGCTATATGTCTCATGAAGAGGGGAAAAGTTTTGTGCGCTTTTCCCAACAGGTGATTGATCGATTCAATAATTATGAGTGGCCTGGCAACGTACGTCAGTTGCAAAATGTTCTGCGTAATATTGTGGTGTTGAATCACGGCAAGGAAATTACTTTGGATATGCTTCCACCACCATTGAATCAGCCATTGGCGCGTAAAGCTTCCACTTCTTTGATTGATCCTAAAGAGATGACTGCGTCGGATATTGTGCCACTGTGGATAACGGAAAAAATGGCTATTGAAAGCGCAATTGAAGCATGCGACGGAAATATTCCCCGAGCGGCAGGGTATCTTGATGTCAGTCCATCGACGATTTACCGTAAGTTACAAGCGTGGAACAGCAAGGAAGAGCGGCAGAAAGTATGAGCATGAATATTCTGAACCATAAGAAAATTGAAAGCCTTTCCATGGAGATTGGTCGTGATAATGTACCAGTGCTGCTTGATATTTTTTTAGGTGAAATCGATACCTATATTAAAAATTTGTCACAATATGATGGTACCGAGCAACTGGTGTATTTGAAAGAAATCAGCCACGCGTTAAAGAGCAGCGCTGCCAGTTTTGGTGCTGATCGTTTATGTGATTTAGCGATATCGATTGATAGAAGAGCCAAATTGGGAGAATTGGCGGTAGAAGGAGAAGAAGCCACGACCATGATCGACGTTCTGCGCGACACACAAGAGGTTTACCGCTCCTGGAACCTATAATCGATTTGAAGATAATTAGTGAAGCCCCTCATGTACAGTGAGGGGCTTTACGGTTTCTGAATAAAATTAGTTGTGGCTGAGAAGTTGATCTTCAATGGCTTGTTTAAGTTTGTTGCGGTCATGGCGCCAGTCACGATTGCTTGAAGCCAGTGACTCAGTGACAACATTCCATCGGTCGAGCACTTGTTGTTCCGCTTTTTCAGCAAGAACGACATCGATTTTTCGGCCTTGCAATGCGCGTTCACACCACTCTAATTTTTGCTCCATGCTCATACGGCCGGCAGGACCATATTCCGGACTCAAGTTCGCGACAAAAATGACTTTGGCGTTTTTATTGTTGGCGATCGCTTTACCTAGCTCTGGTAATAATAGCGGCGGCATGATGCTGGTCAGAAAGCTTCCCGGCCCCAAAACAATCGCGTTAGCCTCTGATAATGCAGCCACTGCTTCTTTTGTTGCGGGTACTTCAGGAGAAAGGTCTAAACGGCGAAGGTCAGTCTCCATGTGGTCGACACTGGTTTCTCCGGTGACCCATTTGCCATCGACAGATAGGGCAGACAGATCGGATGGGTGCTCTGACATCGGCAGAATATTTACATCGACTTTAAGCATATTGCGAATAAGATTGATCGCATCTAACGGGCGTACCGAAAGGTTGTCCAATGCCGTGAGCATTAAGTTTCCTAAATTATGCCCGTCAAGTTCACCACTGCCTTTGAAACGATATTCGAACATCATTGAACTGATTGATGGTTCCGTGATCAACTGGTTGATGCAATTACGCATATCACCCCAAGCGATACCACCCTGACAATGACGAATTCGGCCAGTGGAGCCGCCATTATCAGTGGTAGCGACGATGCCCGTCGCGTTGCCACGAAAATCGCTCAGTGCTGCTAACATTCTACCTAAACCATGGCCACCGCCAACTGCGACTACTTTGTTATCCGTATAGATACTCATACGTTACATTCTTCTAATAAAATTCGTAAAAACGGCTACAATTTAACGTAATGAGTGCACTAACGGTACTCACTTAGCGGTAAATTGTGTGACTTGAGATATTTTTTAGTGCTCAAGTCTGGATTCCCGTATAAATATTCAGTATTTTACACAGCAAAGCTATCAGAGTTTTATTTTCTCTGGTTGCCATAACTCCGAGCTCACAACACTAAGTTCGATTAAGGATAGGTGTTCTGAGCCAGTGGCATACTGCCACAAGGGCTTGGTTGGAAATGACCACGCCTCCCGTGTTTGGAAAGGTGTTCCGTGGCGCAACAATTCGAAGACAAATTTCATCGTAAATTCTATTACTTACGTCTGTCTGTAACTGACGTTTGTAATTTCAAATGTACCTATTGCCTGCCTGATGGTTATAAACCTTCGGGCAAAAAAAACTCGTCTTTTTTATCGCTACCTGAAATTAAGCGGGTAGTCACCGCGTTTGCAGACTGTGGTACGTCAAAAGTCCGCATTACTGGTGGTGAGCCAAGTTTACGTAAAGACTTTACTGACATCATCCATGCTGTCGCAACGACTCCTGGTATTGAGAAAGTCGCGACAACGACAAATGGCTATCGCATGGCCAAACAGGTTGCGAACTGGCGTGAAGCTGGCCTCACGCACATCAATGTGAGTGTGGATAGTCTGGACCCACGCATGTTCCATCAAATCACAGGTGAGAATAAGTTCACCGAAGTGATGAATGGTATCGAGCGTGCGTTTGAAGTCGGCTATGAGCAAGTGAAAGTGAACGTGGTGTTGATGAAAGATCTCAACCATCACGAGCTGCCTGCATTCCTCAACTGGATCAAAGACAGACCAATTCAACTGCGTTTTATTGAACTGATGCAAACGGGTGAAATGGATGACTTGTTTAATAAGCATCACGTTTCTGGAGTCGCGATCCGTAATCAGCTCATTGCTAATGGATGGCTACTGAAAGTCCGTTCTCACAATGATGGCCCTGCTCAGGTATTTGTTCACCCGGATTACAAGGGTGAAATTGGGCTAATTATGCCTTATGAGAAGGATTTTTGTGAGAGCTGTAACCGGCTTCGTGTTTCTGCCATGGGTAAGCTGCATCTGTGTTTGTTTGGCGAGCATGGCATTGACTTACGTGACCTTCTGCAAGGTGATGAACAAGAGAATGAGTTAATTGAGCGTATTCAAGCTCAGCTGCAGACTAAGTCTGTCAGTCACTTCTTGCATGATGGCAACACTGGAATGACGCCTCATCTTGCGTCCATTGGCGGCTAACATCACACAAATTTTTATAGAGGAAGCTCGCGGGCTTTCTCGATTGTATTTCCTGAATCGAAACAACGAATCCAAGCTAACTTTAGAGAATAGGTGAACTAATGGGTCACGCTGAAAGCAAATTTCAACCTGCAAATATTGCCGTACTAACGGTATCTGACACTCGTACTGAAGAAAATGATACATCAGGTCGCTACCTTGTAGAGCATGCCCAGGAAGCGGGCCACAATGTCGTTGATAAGCAAATCGTCATTGATGATATGTATAAGATTCGCGCCATTGTTTCTCAGTGGATCGCAGACGAAAACGTACAAGCGGTCATGATCACAGGTGGTACAGGTTTTACTTCTCGTGACAGCACGCCAGAAGCACTTAAGCCACTTTTTGATAAAGAAGTAGAAGGCTTCGGCGAGTTATTCCGTATGGTTTCTTATGAAGAGATTGGTACGTCGACTATCCAGTCACGTGCAATTGCTGGTTTTGCTAACCACACCGTCATCTTTGCTATGCCAGGTTCTACAGGTGCATGCCGCACTGGCTGGACGAAAATAATCAAGCAGCAGATGGACGCAAGTCACCGCCCTTGTAACTTTATGCCACACCTATCTGTATAACCTTTTCTCCTAAGTGAAGGAAAAGCAATGACCCAATTTACCCACATTAATGCATCCGGCGAAGCTAACATGGTCGATGTTTCAGCGAAAACGGAAACGGTCCGCGAAGCAAGAGCAGAAGCATTTGTGCACATGGCACCAGAAACACTCGAGCTGATTGTCTCTGGTCAACATCATAAAGGCGATGTGTTTGCTACCGCACGTATAGCAGGTATTCAAGCCGCGAAAAAAACCTGGGATCTGATTCCGCTTTGTCATCCGCTTTTACTGTCTAAAGTTGAAGTTCAGTTAGAAGCGATTGAGTCGGAAGGCAAGGTTCGTATCGAGTCTGTTTGTAAACTTGCAGGTAAAACAGGCGTAGAGATGGAAGCGTTAACCGCGGCTTCTGTCGCAGCGTTGACCATTTATGACATGTGTAAAGCGGTGCAAAAAGATATGGTCATTGGTCAGGTTCGCCTTCTTGAGAAGGTGGGCGGAAAGTCAGGACACTTCAAGGCAGAATCATGATTAAAGTACTTTTCTTCGCTCAGACGCGAGAGCTGGTGGGCATCGACAGTGTTGATTTAGAAGGGCAGTTTGAAACGGTAGAAGCGGTTCGTGCTCATTTGGCCGAAAAGGGCATGGAAAAAGACGGTAAGTGGGACTTGGCTCTTGAGCCCGGAAAGCTACTTGCGGCTGTTAACCAGTCAATTGTGCCACTAGATACCGAAGTCAAAGAAGGTGACGAAGTAGCATTCTTCCCGCCAGTGACCGGAGGTTAAGATGGATCCTCGTGTTTCTGTACAAGTTGAAGACTTTTCTGTCGACCAAGAATACCAAGGTTTATCTGAGGGGACATCCTCTGGTGCTGTCGTGACATTCATCGGTAAAGTGCGCGATATGAACTTAGGCGATAATGTTGTCGGCCTGCATCTCGAACATTATCCGGGTATGACAGAGAAGAGCCTTGTCGAAATTTGTAACCAAGCCGAAACACGTTGGCCGTTACTTGGTGTGCGGGTTATCCATCGTGTCGGTGATTTGGACATTGGTGATCAAATTGTTTTTGTTGGTGTCTCTAGTGCCCATCGAGGTGCAGCATTTGATGCTTGCGAATTCATTATGGATTATCTAAAAACCCAAGCACCATTTTGGAAAAAAGAACGCACTACGAGTGAAAATCGTTGGATTGAATCACGAGATACTGATCACAAAGCGGCAAAACGCTGGGAAAAGTAGTGTAGTCCGCTTTCTTGCGCATATTAAGATTAAAAGCTAAGTATTACATATACTTAGCTTTTTTTGTTTATTCCTTTTTATCTAATCCTGCGTGTCTTTAAAAAACATTTGTGGAACGGATATCTCACCTATTTTTCTCGATTTATCTGCACAATACTGGGACATGTGCAGCAACATATAAGCAAACGTTTGCGAAGATCTGTGTGTCATAAGTGTTAATGTTGTTCTTAAAGTTAGTGCATAATGCTGCCAATTGGTTTTAATTCAGATTAATCGAAACTTTAATCTATTGAGGAGATGTTTAACTCCCTGTTGCGCTGGTAAAGTATATTTAATTAGATTTTTTTACTGGAAATGTGCGACAGATGCAGGATTATCGGTCTTTTTGCTACATTTTTATGGTAAATAACTTCAATGATTGCTAATGTATGCCGCAGTCTTTGTATGGTTTTAGGCTTTTGGTGCTTAGTTTATGCGCTAAAAAAATCTAAATCACAGCCCGTTTTTGTGAACCTACAAAGAGGTCATGGATGCTAACAAAAAAATTTGGAGTTTTACGCATGTATAAGAATAAAATCACGCGCGCTTTATTCATTGGCGCTGGTCTTTCTCTAGCTCTTGCTGGTTGTGGTGGTGATAAGCCAGAAGAGAAGCAAGCAGCTCAGCCTGCACCAGCCCCTGCCTCTGAAGCGAAATCTGATTCTTCGGAGCCAAAACTTGCTGCGGTTCAAGAATTAGTGCGTGGTAACGGTACAGAAGTAGCGACAATCGACCCACACAAATCACAAGGTGTTCCTGAGTCTCACGTGATTCGCGATCTACTTGAAGGCCTTGTAAACCAAGATGCAGATGGTAATACCATCCCTGGTGTTGCTGAATCTTGGGAAACTGCAGACAACAAAACATTCACTTTCCACCTACGCAAAGACGCAAAATGGTCTAACGGCGATCCTGTTACGGCCGGTGATTTCGTCTACAGCTTCCAGCGTGCAGTCGATCCTGCAACCGCTTCTCCATACGCTTGGTACATGGAATACACCAAGATGAAGAATGCGAAAGACATCGTTGCTGGTAAAAAAGATAAAAGCGAGCTAGGTGTGAAAGCGGTTGACGACCAGACGTTGGTTGTTGAGCTTGATACTGCAGTACCGTACTTCGTCATGATGATGGGCCACACAACTGTTAAGCCAGTTCACCAAGCTACTGTTGAAAAATTCGGTGATCAGTGGACCAAACCAGAGAACTTTGTAGGTAACGGCGCATATG belongs to Vibrio sp. STUT-A11 and includes:
- the moaE gene encoding molybdopterin synthase catalytic subunit MoaE: MDPRVSVQVEDFSVDQEYQGLSEGTSSGAVVTFIGKVRDMNLGDNVVGLHLEHYPGMTEKSLVEICNQAETRWPLLGVRVIHRVGDLDIGDQIVFVGVSSAHRGAAFDACEFIMDYLKTQAPFWKKERTTSENRWIESRDTDHKAAKRWEK